The Streptomyces sp. 135 sequence GCTGATCAGCGGCATCATCCGCTCGGCGATCCGCCGCTGTACCGGCTCCGGATCCCACGGTGAGTGGTTGACGCACTGCTGCAGGTTCTGCTGGTTGCCGTCCGGCAGCCGCTCGGCCATCGGCTGGATCGACTTGCGCCGCCCGTGCAGCATCAACTCTCGCAGGTAGCAGTCGCCCTTCGCGCGTTGGTCCTTCCGGGGAACCGGCGCGAACACATCCGCCACGAACTCGGCTAAATCCGCCCGCAGAACCTCCACTTGCCGCATGTCCATACCCCCACCGTGCCTCCCGGCCGGACACCGCCGCCAAACACACCTAACGAATTCCTACTGGAGGAACTAGGTATGATATCTGCGGGAATTAGGATCCCCCGAGGTGGGCCTGCGGTCTTACTTTCGCTGGTCCACTCCGCTGATGTTGCCTTCAACGCGGCCTACCCTCAACTGCGGGCAAGCGGTCTATACCTTATCGGCGCTGATCACCAGGTAGCGCAGTGCACCGCTGGCGTAGGCGTCAAGGAAAAGCTGTTCGGCCCCGTTGCGGTGCTTGGAGTGGATGCGGAGCTGCCAGTACGGGATTGCCTGGGCGGTGATGTCCGAGACCTGGTTGATGGCGAGGCCGGCGTCGGACAGCGCGGTGAAGTACTCGCTGCGGGAGTGGATGAGGCACCGGTAGAAGTTGTTGATGGCCGTCACCGACGCGTCCTGGGCGTTACTGCTCGCGCACCACGTCATCGCCGTATACCGGCCACCCGGACGCAGTAGACGGGCGAACTCGGCAAATCCTTCGTTCAAGTCGTCGATCAGCATGGTGGTCTCGTTGCTGTAGACCCGGTCGAAGTGACCGTCCGGGAAGTCGGTGACCACCATGTTCTGATAGTGGAAACGCACCCGATCCGCGCATCCACGCCGCGCGGCGGCTTGTCTCGCGAACCTGAGCTGGTACGTGGAGATGTTGACCCCGTCGACCGCGCAGCCGAACCGGTCGTGAGTCATGAAGGCGGTGCCGCCGCGGCCTGATCCGGCGTCCATCACCCGGTCGGTGGGCCTGACCGGGCCGAGCGCGTCGCCCAGGACCAGCACCTCGTCGTTCTCCAGCCGGTGCATCTCGGCCAGAATGGCCTCCTCCCGCTTCTCAGGAGGGGTGTCTAAAACAGTGG is a genomic window containing:
- a CDS encoding methyltransferase domain-containing protein, coding for MTSSLTPGGLTPNPADSTPVIRTDLERASVEVYNAKADGDVLNLSTGRDNDIHHHHYGIGQFDPTVLDTPPEKREEAILAEMHRLENDEVLVLGDALGPVRPTDRVMDAGSGRGGTAFMTHDRFGCAVDGVNISTYQLRFARQAAARRGCADRVRFHYQNMVVTDFPDGHFDRVYSNETTMLIDDLNEGFAEFARLLRPGGRYTAMTWCASSNAQDASVTAINNFYRCLIHSRSEYFTALSDAGLAINQVSDITAQAIPYWQLRIHSKHRNGAEQLFLDAYASGALRYLVISADKV